Proteins found in one Mytilus edulis chromosome 2, xbMytEdul2.2, whole genome shotgun sequence genomic segment:
- the LOC139510316 gene encoding fibropellin-3-like isoform X1: MILYSFPSMILGFNITGGNFQTNRHMDSHVIIAKDKIGPKMCVKDCIAYKGCNGVNYIRDGVTCEMLSISYPDDKLLYRNGEYFTNISGWTQEVNRCYPNPCQENTYCVEASYNQYVCVTFDVPCDSTPCLNSGTCRNGVNRYTCTCPSGYYGTICQSTPCTSIQCSNGGYCVISGSSWYCSCPSGYYGTYCQYTPCTNKQCNNGGACVISGSSWYCSCPSGYYGTYCQYDPCTAGCSNGGSCTVVGSRAICCVSSLWGSDKCEYQSK, translated from the exons ATGATTTTATATAGCTTTCCATCAATGATACTTGGGTTTAATATAACCGGAGGAAACTTTCAGACAAACAGGCATATGGACTCCCATGTTATAATTGCAAAAGACAAAATTGGACCTAAAATGTGCGTCAAAGATTGCATTGCATACAAAGGTTGTAATGGTGTAAATTACATACGAGACGGAGTTACTTGTGAGATGCTGTCTATCTCCTACCCTGATGATAAACTCTTATACAGGAATGGagaatattttacaaatatttccgGGTGGACGCAG GAGGTAAATCGTTGCTATCCAAACCCATGTCAAGAAAACACGTACTGTGTAGAAGCTTCATACAACCagtatgtgtgtgttacatttg ATGTACCATGCGACTCTACCCCATGTTTAAACTCTGGAACATGCCGTAATGGAGTGAATAGATACACATGCACATGTCCAAGTGGGTACTATGGAACAATCTGTCAAT CTACACCTTGCACCAGTATACAATGTAGCAATGGCGGATACTGTGTTATATCTGGCTCCAGTTGGTACTGTTCCTGTCCGTCTGGTTACTACGGAACATACTGTCAGT ACACACCTTGCACTAATAAACAATGTAACAATGGTGGAGCCTGTGTAATATCCGGCTCTAGTTGGTACTGTTCCTGTCCGTCCGGTTACTACGGAACATACTGTCAGT ATGATCCATGTACAGCAGGATGTAGCAATGGAGGGAGCTGTACAGTTGTCGGTTCAAGAGCAATATGCTGTGTGTCGTCCTTATGGGGTTCTGATAAGtgtg AGTACCAGAGCAAATAA
- the LOC139510316 gene encoding delta-like protein C isoform X2, whose translation MILYSFPSMILGFNITGGNFQTNRHMDSHVIIAKDKIGPKMCVKDCIAYKGCNGVNYIRDGVTCEMLSISYPDDKLLYRNGEYFTNISGWTQEVNRCYPNPCQENTYCVEASYNQYVCVTFDVPCDSTPCLNSGTCRNGVNRYTCTCPSGYYGTICQSTPCTSIQCSNGGYCVISGSSWYCSCPSGYYGTYCQYDPCTAGCSNGGSCTVVGSRAICCVSSLWGSDKCEYQSK comes from the exons ATGATTTTATATAGCTTTCCATCAATGATACTTGGGTTTAATATAACCGGAGGAAACTTTCAGACAAACAGGCATATGGACTCCCATGTTATAATTGCAAAAGACAAAATTGGACCTAAAATGTGCGTCAAAGATTGCATTGCATACAAAGGTTGTAATGGTGTAAATTACATACGAGACGGAGTTACTTGTGAGATGCTGTCTATCTCCTACCCTGATGATAAACTCTTATACAGGAATGGagaatattttacaaatatttccgGGTGGACGCAG GAGGTAAATCGTTGCTATCCAAACCCATGTCAAGAAAACACGTACTGTGTAGAAGCTTCATACAACCagtatgtgtgtgttacatttg ATGTACCATGCGACTCTACCCCATGTTTAAACTCTGGAACATGCCGTAATGGAGTGAATAGATACACATGCACATGTCCAAGTGGGTACTATGGAACAATCTGTCAAT CTACACCTTGCACCAGTATACAATGTAGCAATGGCGGATACTGTGTTATATCTGGCTCCAGTTGGTACTGTTCCTGTCCGTCTGGTTACTACGGAACATACTGTCAGT ATGATCCATGTACAGCAGGATGTAGCAATGGAGGGAGCTGTACAGTTGTCGGTTCAAGAGCAATATGCTGTGTGTCGTCCTTATGGGGTTCTGATAAGtgtg AGTACCAGAGCAAATAA